A window of Sorex araneus isolate mSorAra2 chromosome 3, mSorAra2.pri, whole genome shotgun sequence genomic DNA:
TTAGGGGGATGCCCCCATGATGGAGAGGAAAGGCGGGCTGGGGGCTTAGagccccagctccccccccccactcctggcagggcccctgGTGGAGAACGGGGACGGGGGTTGGGAGAGCTGGTCACAGGAGGTCACCGCAAGCACAGGTGACCAcaccagcccctggccctggacggactttgattcctgtcaccggaagccccagctctgccctgcgCAGAGGAGCCCAGACAGTAGGGGGAAACAGAGGCAGCAGGCAGGAGGGAACGACATCGGGCTCAGCTTCCTGGTGGCTCTAGATTGTCCCCTTGCTCCCGCCACTGTCACCACATGCTCCCCGAGGCTTCCCAGGCACCTGCGCAGGGACTGCCATTGCTCCTGAAGCTGCTCTGTCCCCGGCTCTCTGCTCTgcctgtccacacacacacacatagatgtaCTCCctccatgtgtgcacatgcagtCACGAATGTGCACAATGGCACACATGTGCGATACACATGCAAATGCACATAGATggacacatgtgtatatacatggtCACACATGTGTGCAATGGTGTACACCCATACACAAATGAGCACTCATATATATAGTCTCACACCTGAACACATGCACATTTACATACCCACAcctacatgtgtgcacacacagtcacacatgtgCTCAATGGCACAAGACAAGTATACAcacccccatgcacacacagagctgtgtgtgtgcatacatggttcacacatgtacacaatggtGTGCacgcatacacatatacaaacatatatgtttCCACATaagtatgcacacatacacagccacatgtgcacacatggtCACACGTGTGCACAatgacatacacacatgcacaccgcCTCCTGCCCTGCTGTGTCTCCCCACAGCTCTGCTGGGTCAGCGTCCTCCTCAGGCACTGGTTTCCTGAGACCTGGGCCCTTTCCTGCACCCCAGCCGTGCCCGTCAGCgcctcctcctgggcctccagGGCAATGCCCGACCCCTGGGGCTTGGTCAGCCCCCGCCCCACTGCCACCTGGGGCGCAGGCACAGTGGGTCCCAGTGTGCTTCTGGCCCAGGCTGGTCCTCACTGTCACTGGGACCCGCGTGGTGGGTTCACTATGGCTGTGTGTAAGGATgtgtggagagagatggagagtgaTGATGTCAGTCACATCCAAGGGGTCGGGGGAGGGAGCATGGCGCagacctgggggcggggggggaagtGGAGctgaggacagacagacacagacagatggacggacagGCAGAGGCAAGAGGAAGCGTCCCCCTCAGCTGGGGAGCTGGAATGGGCTGCCCCCCAGGCGGGTAGCGGGGGATGGGGGCACACACTGAGCGCTGACCTGGCCTGGGAACGGGTCTCCTCTTCCCCGTGGTCCCCACGCAGCTGTGGCCTGCACACCATGGGCCCTGCCTTTTCTGGGCCGCATTTTCTCTCTCCGCGGGGGAGCAGGTGCACCCTTAGAAGGCCAGCATCCACCCACTGGAGAAGACACCCAGGTTTCCTTGTCCCAGTGggggttttgttgctgttgttgctgtagggccacacccagaagtgctcagaacttactcctggctttgtgttcaggggtctctcctggggggCTCGGGAGATCCTATGCGGTGCCTGGGATTGAGTCTAAGTCTGCCGCGTGTAAGGTCGCCTTACTCCTGGCCTGCCTCGGGAACTCTGAGCGTGCTTTCCCCACCCTGCTAGGAGCCCCCAGCCCGACAGCCCCAGCCAGGCCTCCTGGGGCCCCTCCGAGCTCAGCCGCCAGGCCCAGGGCGGCCCTTGCTGTAGGCActgagctgggctggggagaggccgAGTGAGCCGCCCACAGGcgcccccaggcccagcaggcCCAGCCCGAGGCCCAGCCATTTTACATCTGTGAGTGACAGGGCAAGGCTGAGGGCCGGGGACACTGGCGGGCAGGCCAGTGGGcaggcagagcccaggggccTCCTCTCCTTTGCTCCAAAGGCAGCAGCCGAGAAAGGGAAGACAGACCCCCACCCGGGCGCCCATGCACCCTGAGCTGCTCTGTGTTCGCCTCCTCTCACTCACCTCCCAAGCGGGCTGCAGGGAGCACGCCATTGCTCCACACTCCCCAGGGGAGGAGCATGCAGAGGGTGAGGTGGCGGCCCCAAGTGGTGGTCCTGCTCCTTTCAGTGGGGGCCTCCCTCCTGTCTTGGCCCAGAGCACCCTGGGGCCCCGTGTGGGCGGGGCAGAGCCTGCagcagggcaggagctggggcaCTCCTGGGCGGGGCAGGAGCACAGATGTGCTGGGCTCTAGGGGCTGGATTAGCTACAGGTGGAAAGGGGGGCAGTAGGGGGCAAATTCGTGCTCAGGATTCGCCCCTGACCCATCTCTCTGGGTTGACCAAGTGATGGCGGGGGCCATCCCCAGCCTTTGGGGGGCCATGGGCTGGCTCCCATTTTGCCGCAGCTAGGATGCAGCCGGCCCCGCCCTATCCCTTTGCCACCTCGGGGTGGCGTGCCGCGGACGGCCTCTGTGCACCGCGTGCCAGAGAAAGTCTGGGGCAACTCGGAGaatctggaatttccccccaaatgtGAGGGAAGCCACCCCCTGTGTTTGGGGTGAGTGGCACACAGCGACGGGTCCCTACTGGTGTGGAGAGCAGGGGCCCGGTCTctgtccccctgcacccccacagtaGCTAGGAAGGCCGAACCCCCTGCAGACCCCGACTTGGGCCCCTTCTGAGGGCCCCTCTCTGTGTCTCGCTGGGAGTTTTCATGTGCTCACGGCCCTCAGTGACCCCttggtggggtgcagggattcGGGGTCCCTGGGGAAGGAGACCTGAGTCACAGCCtgctggggccaggccaggcggGCACTCAGGGCTGGGCGCTCGGCTCTGGCCTTGCCCTGCTCCGGACAGAGCTGCACCCCCGGGTCACGGTCCACAGCCATGCCGGGGGCAGCCTGGAGGGGGTTCAGGCCGAGGGAGTGAGGCGCTGGATTCAATGGTGGCAGCGGCCGGCCCCCCAGCTGGGGACACAGTGAATCTGGGCCCCCTAGAATCCTGCCTCTCATCGCTGCAACCAGGGACACCCCTGGAGTGtggcgccccctcccccttcccgagCCTGGGAGCTCCTCAACCCTGCTCGGCTCCGTTTCCCAGCCTGCCGAGAGCACACAGCCCCaggtgcagggagtggggggccgggcgggccccTTCGCCCCCTGGGCCCTGTCCTCTGCGCGCGTTCACGCTTTCTCCCTGACCTCACTCCCAACCCTTCCAGAGCCCCGGGCCGGGCCCACGCCGCTTCTCTGAGGCCTGGGCTGAACCCTGTCCTggccccccacatccatgccagggCCCCCTCAAGGTGGCGAGGTTCCTTAACCCCTGCAGAGCCCTCCACGGCCCTCGGGACCACAACCCGCCCCCCCCGCAGCTGCTACATAAagtgggggctggcaggggtgggggtggggaggcgccAAGCCGGGCAAGCTGGGCCCGCGGCAGGGGCTGCCAGGTGGGCACCGGGTCACTGTCATCAGTGTTTCCGACCATGAGGCCGGCGCTGAGGGCCGCAGACCCAGCCCTGGGGGCGCAGCTGGTGGGCAGGCCGGTGGGAGCAGAAACCCACCTTGGAGAAAGGAGCGTGAAGCCAGCCTggacaggcaggtgtggccaggTCTCAGAATCAcccagaatgttctggaatgcCCCAGCGAGATAGGGGAAGGGGTTCCTCTGAAGGTGGACCCAGACGGTGCACTCACTCCTGCTTCagtttgccccccacccccgccatggcTGGCCCAGTGGATGGCGGGTGGGTGTCAGGTCTGACCACTCGCTCCGGAGGTAGAACTGGCCCAGTAGACGGCGGATGGGTGTTGCGTCAGGCGTGCTGGGGGGAGAGCAGgatgggaggagggcagaggcacCGTTGGGGCCCTCGCCTGATCAGCCTCCCTCCGCCAGGACCTCCTGCAAAGCTCCCCCAACTCCATGTCCGGGGTGTCCGCTAACCCCCCTGGGATTGTGGTGGCGGCGTCCACGCTCCAGCCAGGCAACATCGCCATGACAACCGTCAACTCCCAAGTGGTGTCAGGTCAGTGCTGGGAGGGGGTACCTTTGGGGTGGAGGCAGGACCTGGCAGCAAACGGTCTAGGAAGCCAGAAGGGGCGCAGGCCACCAGCTGTTTCTTGGCGGAAGCTTCTAGATGGTGTGCACCAAGACCCGGTAGGGAAGGTTTGGGACAGTTCGAAGTTTCCTGTGCCCTGTGGGGACTGAGTGACGTCATGGTCCCTTCCCCCAACCGTCTCCCCTGGGGGCCCTGCTGtgggccgccccccaccccatctccccagcaGAGGGTTTGCCCTTGAGCACCAGGAGAATCGGCCCCCACTTGCcttcactctccccacccccttacgGGGCTGTCTCCTCAGGTGGAGCCTTATACCAGCCGGTCACCATGGTGACCTCCCAAGGCCAGGTGGTCACGCAGGCCATCCCGCAGGGCGCCCTCCAGATCCAGAACACACAGGTGAGTGGGCAGGCATGTGCCCTCGGGCCCCCAGCCAGTGCTCCCCACTCCCGGACCCCGCCCCAGGGCAGCTGAGGCCAGGGCCGAGCTGGGAGCTGTTTCTCAGACAAGGTGCCTCATCCCTGGCCCCAGGTTCGGATTCGTGATGGGGTGGTGACCAGCACTCCCCGCCTGCAGGGTCCCATCCCCAGAAGCGCCGGTGACCCCATGATCTGCCTCTGCAGTGCTCCTGCTCCTCTCTCGGCCCCCTCCCTCTGGCCActccctcggggctggagtggggagagCCCCCCAAGTgccctgggaagggaagggggctggCAGCCAGCCTGCGTCTCTATGGCAACGGGTCCCTCGCTGCGCCCGCCTGCTGATGCTGGTTTTGTTCTGCCCGAAGGTTAACCTTGACCTTACCTCCCTCCTGGACAACGAGGACAAGAAGTCCAAGAACAAGCGCGGCGTCCTGCCCAAGCATGCCACCAACATCATGCGCTCCTGGCTCTTCCAGCATCTCATGGTGAGTGCGTGGTGTCCGGGCTCCGAGGGCCACGCAGGGTAAGAGGCCCTGGACGCCGGCCTCACTGTTCTTCCAGAGCTGTCTCCTCGGAGAGCCTCAGGTGGGGGTTAAGGgaggcacgggggcgggggggggcgtgcAGCTGCAGTGGCCatcctgcagagccaggcatcTGTGGCCGTCACTGTGTTCCCCAAATCGTGTGGGAGCCACAGGCCAGTGGCCCTCATGGGGCAGAGGCCCCCTGCAGGCAGCACAGCCACACGGGCCTTCCTGCGAGGGAACATTGTTCCCAGCCCGGCCCTTACAGCTGGGAAGCAGAAGAACAATCGGTACCTGCCTCCACAGCCACTGGACGCCCAGTGCACAGAGGACGAGTGAACCAGAGGCCTGCTGAGAGCAGGGACACCCAGACACCAGACACCGGCTAGACTCCCAGGCTCACAGACTCACAGTCAGACGCATAGCCAGATCCACACCCAGACTCCCAGGCTCATAGTCAGACCCATAGACAGACTCCCAGTCAGACTCACACCCAGACTCACAGTCAGAGGCACAGTCAGACCTACACCCACACCCCCGGACTCCAGTCAGACTCATAGTCAGACTCCCAGTCAGACTCACACTCAGACTCACAGACTCACAGTCAGACTCACACCCAGGCTCACAGTAAGATTCACAGTCAGACTCACACCCAGACTCTCAGGCTCACAGCCAGACTCATATCCAGACTCACAGACTCAGACCCAGACTCACTGTAGGTCACAGCGGACTCACACTCACAGTCAGATTCGCAGACTTACAGTCAAACACACCTAGACTCACAGACACAGCCAGACAGACTGTAAGCCAAACTTACAGCCAGACCTAGATTTACAGCCAGACTCACACCCAGACTAACAGACTCACAGTTAGACTCATAGTCAGACCTACACCCAGACTCCCAGGCTCCCAGACTCACAGTCAGACTCACACCCATTCCTACAGACTCACAATCAGACTCGGAGACTCACAGCCAGAGTCACACCCAGACCTACACCCAGACTCATAGACCCACAGTTAGACTCAGACCCAGGCTCACACCCCTCCTTCCTCACCAGCCTTCCCAACCTGTGACACCATGGTTATCACTCTCCTGAGCTTCAGTGGCTGCATTCATAAAGGCTTCCAGTGTGTATTCAGCTGTAGCCCCAcaggcctgtgtgtgtatgtgtgtgtgcacatgtgtgtgtgtgtgtgtgtgtgcagtcagACTCACAGATGCACAGTCAGACGCACAGTCAGACCCACACCTGACTCCCAGACTCACAGAGCATCTCCAGACAACCTTCATGGAATGCCAGAAAGACTCTGAATGACCCAGCAGCACTCAAGGACAGAGCCACAAGTCAGGGCTGACAACTCTCTCtgggctgagtgtgtgtgagctgggtagtgtgtgcgtgtgtgtatggtggagtgagtgtgtgtgtgtatgagtgagagagagagagagagtcaggggagaagagagagaaagagagagtgagtgagtcaggggaggagagagagagagagagagagagtgtcaggGGAGGGCGTAACAGCTGTGAACACAGGCGGCTGGAGGCAGTGGGATACATACACCTGGAGTGGCTGGCaagacatacacacgtgcacacgcgcacacacgcacatgggCCTGCCAAGTGAGGTTGGAGAACCAGGGGTGACGGGGCACAACCCCTCCGGAGAGCACTCGAGGAAGCAGATGCTTCTGATCACGAGTCAGTCCCGGGCCCCACCAGCCCTGAATGACGAATGGCGTCCAGCTCTGTCGCTGAGGTGCCGCTCAGACCAGGGTGCAGGGGCCGAGCAGGGGAAGCGGGTGGCGGGCATGGGCAGGAGCTGACCCAGGGAGGGGTCGGCAGCCGGGGTGCCTGGGGAGAGCAGGCCAagagggcagaggggtggggcccCAGGGGCACCTGAGAGAGTGCGGGACCCTGGCGTGCTGCTCTGCTGGTTTCCAGTCCTaggcagggggccagggtggCCCGTGGCCGGTTCTCTGTGTGTGGCCGGGACCTAACTCAGTAGCTCCCCAAGCAGAGTCGGGTCTCCCATCCTTCCGCTCACCTTGGCGACTTCCCTTTCGCACTGGGATGTCACGCTCACAGTCGCCGGCTACCTCCTGCCACAGGGGCAGCACGTGTGACCGGAGCAGCTGCCGCTTCCTCGCAGCAGTTCCCGCTCCCGAACCTTCTCCCGGTCACCAGCGCCCGGGGCAGTGCGGACAGTGGTCTGTGTGGAGCCGTGCCGGCCAGCCCGCTCTCCCCCGCCATGGACAGGGCGCCGTGTCGATGCCCCCgttcctttccttctgcctctcccctcccgctCTGCTCCCCGTGCAGAAGCCAGGGGTCCCGAAGGCGTGAGGGCTAGGACTCACcgtttaattttctgagaatccCCCTGCCATGAAAGCCAGGCTTTGGACCGCACGACCCAGCAGTTTACGGAGGACCTGCCGAGTTGGGCCTCAGCACCCCGAGTCCCAGAGTCCTCCGTCCGCCCGGAAAAGGCGGCTGCCGGCCGCGTGCTCTGGGTGTCTCCCTCGGTGGAGACCCGGAAGCTTCTCTCGCCCGGCTCTGTGCGTCCCAACAACTCCACCTGCTCCAGGGAACCTGCCCTCCTCCCGTGTGGCTGGACAATCATTTGTTGTGTGGACAGGACAcgtttgggggcctgggggaatcacccccagtggtgctcggggagccatcACTGCCGGGGAAGGGGCCCGAGCCCAGACCCCAGCTGGTTTACCTGTTTCTCGCACCACTCACATGTGACTGTGTTCCCTGGTGGTCAGGCCGGCCCTGACTGGAAGCCCCTGGTCTGGCTCCTTGCTGCCCAGGAGCCTCTGTGCTGGGGTGCCCGCCCCCGGGGCCGAGGGGCAGCTGCAGCCCAGACTGTGAACATCCCTTGCACGTGTCCCCCAGGGTCCTGTGGGCCTTTGTCCACTTACGTGGTCACTCACAAGGAAAGCCCGGCATGTGGAAAGGGGCCCGGCCCCCAGGGCCTGTGCTGTCCCTGTGCCCGCCCACACATGGTCCTCATGCCCTGCAGCGGCCCGTCTGGGAGTGGGGCTGTGGCGTCCCACGCTGTTAGGGggctgctctcagcccagagccaCCGCTGAAGGGGCAGGGGCGTCCGGGGCAGCCACTGGACTGGTTGGAGCGGGCCAGGGCCAGGATGGGGCCACTGAGGGGCACGACCCTCCCCGTGCTGCTGAGTTTGCCTGTGGCACTCATGGCTGTCACCTCGCCGGGCTCGTGTATGAATCCAGTGCCCGTGGCAGGGGCGCTGAGATGCTGGCCACCCTGTCCATCTGGCAGGGGGTGGCCCAGCCCGGTCACCGGGACAAGGACAGCCCGGGCTATGGCTCACACTGGCAGCAGAGCCTCAGGCGACGCCACGCCACGGTTGCTGCGGCCTTGAAGGGACACTGAGGTGTCCGTCCCCGggacctgcactcagggatcactccgggggcTCGGGACCATGGGGGGCGCCGGGGCCCCAGACCCAGGCTCTGCGCCCACCCTGGGGCCTTTGGGCGGCTCGAGGGCTTTGCACTGAGACCCTCAGTAGGACTCGGACCCCCTGGACGCCCGAACTAGCCTGGCTTTGGGGGTTCCTGCCCCTGGCCCGGTGAGCCAGAATGTGGCCCCACACAGGTTTGCCCGCGGTTCGCCCACGGGGGCAGACGTGGGTGTGGTCAGAGGCGGGAGCCCAGCTCACCGCCCTCACCAGCCTCCCCGCCTTCCAGCACCCCTACCCCACGGAGGATGAGAAGAGGCAGATCGCGGCCCAGACGAACCTCACCCTCCTGCAGGTGAACAACTGGTGAGTTCCCTCCGctggcccagggcctggcctCTCTGCCTGCCCACCCCGCGGCCCAGCTCTGTCTGCAGCGCCGCGGCGCCCTCTGCTGGGCAGCTGTGGTGGTACCCAACTCAGGGGGCTGCAGCAGAGAGTGCTCTGATCTACCctgccgtgtgtgtgtatgtgtgtgtgtgtgtgtgtgtgtgtacttgcgcaggtgcatgtgtgtatgtgtctatgcacctgtgtgcctgtgtatgtgtttatgtatatatgtcttgtacctgtgtgtgcatacgtgtgagtttgtgtgtctgcgtgtgtctgcatgtgtgtgagtaggtgtgtctgtgtgtgtctgtgtcagcgtgtgtgagtgtgtctatgtgtgtgcatatgtgtctgtgtatgtctgtgtgtctatgtgcttgtgtatgtgtctgcgtgtgtatatcttgtgcctgtgtgtctgcatgtgtatgAGGATGAGTGTCTgcacgtgtctgtgtgtacatgtgtgacatggtctgcatgtctgtgtgtttgcctatgtatctgtgtgtgtgtgtacctgtgcgtgtctgtgtgtctgcagagCTGcggtggaaggagggaggaggaaggatgcAGCCGTCCCCTGCCCTGAGATCTCACTCCTCCGTCTCTGGGTCTGCCCTAGACAGGTCACCCCCAGTGCCAGTCAGGCTGGCGGGAAGTGGACCCGGGATGGGGGGTAGCCCGGGGTCCTCCGAGAGGAGACAGCAGTGAGTACCTTTGGGGTGATGCTGCCCAGCACCTGCCCGTGCTCATCCCCGGGGACTGCACGAGCTCTGCTGTgtgctgcctgccaggggcactCAGAGTCTGGATGCAGAGGCctcacgcgcgcgcacacacacacacacacacacacatacacacacacacacacacacacacccggggtCACGGTCatgcacagccacacacacagagtctaaAGTCagtcacacttacacacacagtcacagtcacacacagccacaccccTGCACATACAGTCCCagtcacacacagagtcacacagtcACAATCTTATACATCATCtacattcacaaacacacacagtcacacacacacagttgcagGTGCGGGCGCTGCCCTCACCCTGCGGTGACATGACCAGGCCCCTGACCCTGGCAGGTTCATCAACGCCCGGAGACGCATCCTGCAACCCATGCTTGACGCCAGCAACCCAGACCCCGCACCCAAAGCCAAGAAGATCAAATCTCAGCACCGCCCCACGCAGAGATTCTGGCCCAACTCCATCGCGGCGGGGGTGCTGCAGCCGCAGGGGGGCGCCCCGGGCACAAACCCCGATGGTAAGAGCTGGGAGGGGTCCAGGCGCTGGGCTTGCCTTCCGGCTCAGTCACCGGGAATCCCCACTGGGTGGGCCCCGTCATAGAGCAGGAGGGAGCTGGGCCCACAGAGGCCCGGTCCTAGAGCAGAGCCCCCCACAAATACTGAGGCGGCCTCGCTCCCTCCACTCCTCCATGCCACCCGCCGTGTCCACTCTGCTCATTACGGCCGGTGGCCCTGAGCTGGTGAATGATTCCAGGAGCAGACGGCTTATggtccgcccccccccaccaacctcTGCTGGTGGAGAGGCCTTGCTGGCTTCCGTGGGTGGTGAGGGGGTGTGGAGGGCGGGGCTGTCCTCACCGGGGTTCACCCCTCtgcacggtgatgctcagggaagggCAGCCACCAACGCTGGCATTTGGACGGGGTGGGATGGTGGCTGGTGGCTGGCCTgggatcccccacccccactcccacggTGCCTGGGCCTCAGTCTGGCTTGTGCCCCCCTGTAGGTTCCATCAACCTGGACAACCTCCAGTCCCTGTCCTCGGACAACGCCACCATCGCCATGCAGCAGGCCATGATGGCCGCCCACGACGACTCGCTGGACGGgaccgaggaggaggaggaagacgagatggaagaggaggaggaggaggagctggaagAGGAGGCGGATGAGCTGCAGACGACGAATGTCAGTGACCTGGGCTTGGAACACAGTGACTCGCTGGAGTAGCGGACAGCCTGGACGGCGCTGACCGCCGCCTCCGCATGGGCTCCCGGccccggggggaggggaagatgcGCAGAGGGGAGCCTGCTCTGCCCGTCCATCGAGCCTCAccgagccccccgcccctcccccagagctGGGGGGCCAAGGGGCAGCCGTGAGATCTGGACTCACCAAATTTCCCAGGACAGACGCCCCTGGGCCCCCGACCCCGCAGAAGGACTTGTCGGCGAGTCGCCCTGCCCACGGGGCCAGGGCTGGCTGCGGGGCGCCCTCCGCCCGTGGATACGCTGCAGAGGGAAGGGCAAGGCCGACGGGGGCCCACATTCCGCCCCCAGACGGTTCTCGGCTGCTTCGTGAGACtcagggcaggaggaagccccaatGCAGAGCCAGTGGCCGGaggaggggagggccgggggtgcccccggggcaggtggggcagggagcACAGCACCTCCTCCCGCCTGGAGAAAACAGAGGCATGGGCTCAAATAGGTGGCCACGAAGTTCCCCCTGGGGTTGGCTTTGGGGACCACTGTCCCCTATCACTCTCCCCAGGTGGTCCCAGAACTCAGCTCGTCCCAGCAGAACCGTGGGGTGAACCTGCTTCCCCCGCCTCACCCCCACAGACCAGCGGAGGGCCGCCAGGCCAGCTTAGGTCTCCCCTCCCGGGATGCTCCTTTGCAGGCGCCCCCCAGCGGCCCCCCTCAACTCCATTCTATCCTTCCAGGAAGGCAGAAGAAAAATCGGCAAGAAGCATCCAGCCCACTGGGAAGCCGGGGGCTGGAGAAGGTGCTACATCCCTTTTCCCATCGGCATCCAGAATGCGGGGTGGGCCCGGAGACGTGGCACCCCGAGCCAAGTGGTGCCGCCCACCCTGCTCCCATCTGCACCCCGCCTTGGGCCCTGAacgggaggccccgccccctggaggaggccccgccccgcgccccgccccccggccgtgAGAACTGGATTGCTGCGCCTGCGTGTGTGTCCCACATGCCTTCCGGGCAAGGACCACAGCTTCCTCTGTGACATGTGCGCTGGCCAGTTCCAGCCGGGGCAGCATGGAGGGGCTGCCTGCACCCTCGGGCCCCTGGggttctccccacacacacacctggttggGGTAGTGCACAAAAGGATGATTGCTTTCTTGAGGTCTCTCAAAAATGAATGTatttctccccaccccgccccccaccccaccccccaaaaaagagctgatatttaatgttttaataggGATTTTTGagcaacaaaatattatttataatccGGGTGATCCAATCATTTTTTTACTCCCTTTTGATGCCATAGGTAGAGGCAAGTCGAGCTTTTTTGGCGTGAGACTTTTGCAACGTGCAGTGGGATAAAATACATTtctctttctggttcatttttttttctcgtcaagacgcacgcgcgcacacgcaccCCCCCCCCTTCCAGGCCCCCCTCTGGACAGGCACACCTGCACACCTCCTCCTCTCAGCCCTCCACCTGCCCGGGGTCCGCACCTCCTGATGTATCCACCAAGCCAGGACTGAATGTGGCCGAGACGTTTTCAGTAAATCTTATTAACTACCACCACCCTGGTGCGCGCttctctctgtgctcagcgggCCTCGGGGCGGGGACAGAGAAAAGGGCGCGGGCTGGGGGTCGCCCGGCAAGCCCCTTCCCCGGGGAGCCCCGCGCACAGGTGGCTGCTGGCTCCACACTGCCCTCTCCTGGCCGCGGCCTGCCCAGCAGGGAGCGTCCCCTGTCTCGTCCCCACCTGGCATCTTCCAGACCCCTCCCAGGCCTCCAGGCTGTCCTGGGGTGAAAGGTCCCCGAATCTG
This region includes:
- the PKNOX2 gene encoding homeobox protein PKNOX2 isoform X1; amino-acid sequence: MQHASPAPALTMMATQSVPAPPYQDSPQMTATAQTPSKAQAVHIPAPAAAASTPVPSAPVDPQAQLEADKRAVYRHPLFPLLTLLFEKCEQATQGSECITSASFDVDIENFVHQQEQEHKPFFSDDPELDNLMVKAIQVLRIHLLELEKVNELCKDFCNRYITCLKTKMHSDNLLRNDLGGPYSPNQPSMNLHSQDLLQSSPNSMSGVSANPPGIVVAASTLQPGNIAMTTVNSQVVSGGALYQPVTMVTSQGQVVTQAIPQGALQIQNTQVNLDLTSLLDNEDKKSKNKRGVLPKHATNIMRSWLFQHLMHPYPTEDEKRQIAAQTNLTLLQVNNWFINARRRILQPMLDASNPDPAPKAKKIKSQHRPTQRFWPNSIAAGVLQPQGGAPGTNPDGSINLDNLQSLSSDNATIAMQQAMMAAHDDSLDGTEEEEEDEMEEEEEEELEEEADELQTTNVSDLGLEHSDSLE
- the PKNOX2 gene encoding homeobox protein PKNOX2 isoform X2, whose product is MLLPRRGPAHCPPCEAPQDAACLPSPCSDHDGHAECPGPSLPGQPADDGDRTDTLEGPGSAHPRPSSRGQHARAQRPCRPAGPAGGGQAGRVQMVKAIQVLRIHLLELEKVNELCKDFCNRYITCLKTKMHSDNLLRNDLGGPYSPNQPSMNLHSQDLLQSSPNSMSGVSANPPGIVVAASTLQPGNIAMTTVNSQVVSGGALYQPVTMVTSQGQVVTQAIPQGALQIQNTQVNLDLTSLLDNEDKKSKNKRGVLPKHATNIMRSWLFQHLMHPYPTEDEKRQIAAQTNLTLLQVNNWFINARRRILQPMLDASNPDPAPKAKKIKSQHRPTQRFWPNSIAAGVLQPQGGAPGTNPDGSINLDNLQSLSSDNATIAMQQAMMAAHDDSLDGTEEEEEDEMEEEEEEELEEEADELQTTNVSDLGLEHSDSLE